One genomic window of Polyangium aurulentum includes the following:
- a CDS encoding peroxiredoxin, with protein MTKRPTVLSTLLLATLALAASACGNEQKSAPSAAPTTKPAAAAENPHAAEVESLKPGDPAPDVDLKLQDGKEVKLSSLSGKQVLVYFYPKDDTPGCTVEAQGLRDGWEAIQAAGLEVYGVSTQDADSHKAFIDKHKLPFPLVVDTDGSVTRAFRVPMRGSYAARQSFLVGKDGKIKQVWLEVDPKEHAATVIAAAKS; from the coding sequence ATGACGAAACGGCCCACCGTCCTCTCCACCCTCCTGCTCGCCACGCTCGCGCTCGCAGCGTCCGCCTGCGGCAACGAGCAGAAGAGCGCCCCCTCCGCCGCGCCCACGACGAAGCCCGCGGCCGCGGCCGAAAACCCCCACGCCGCCGAGGTCGAGTCGCTCAAGCCGGGCGACCCCGCGCCCGACGTCGACCTGAAGCTCCAGGACGGCAAGGAGGTCAAGCTGAGCAGCCTCTCGGGCAAGCAGGTGCTCGTTTACTTCTACCCGAAGGACGACACGCCCGGCTGCACGGTGGAGGCGCAGGGGCTGCGCGATGGCTGGGAGGCGATCCAGGCCGCCGGGCTCGAGGTTTATGGCGTCTCGACCCAGGACGCCGACAGCCACAAGGCGTTCATCGACAAGCACAAGCTGCCCTTCCCGCTCGTCGTCGACACCGACGGCTCGGTGACCCGGGCCTTCCGCGTGCCGATGCGCGGCTCGTACGCCGCGCGGCAATCGTTCCTCGTCGGCAAGGACGGCAAGATCAAGCAGGTCTGGCTGGAGGTCGATCCGAAAGAGCACGCCGCCACGGTCATTGCCGCAGCGAAGAGCTGA
- a CDS encoding hybrid sensor histidine kinase/response regulator, with translation MKGRVLVIDDSPDDRFMAAREIGRELPELDVEQIGDAAGIDRGIEAPDLIAVVTDYQLRWTDGLDVLRRFKAQRPDIPVIMFTSSGDEEIAVEAMKAGLEDYVLKSGRNFRRLALTLRGTIDRAAERRARKSAEMRIQRLFHGVPVGLFVATTSGEILEANAALACLTGRPDARSLQGVRVGDLFGADHCAELGAAIAAGNDLERIECALQRPDGTSRWVELSAKRAQNEGAVRYEGFVHDLSDRKKAEEAARARAAELAAEARRKDEFLATLAHELRNPMSAIAAAAAVLARGNESGSRARSIAAIERQMRRLSRIVEDLLDLSRVTEGKIDLRLERVDLASVTRHAIDTCAPTIEAHDHALSIFIPDGPVWMQVDAVRIEQVIVNLLENAAKYTPRGGRIGVALEVGEMATVRVRDNGVGMPAELLPHVFDLFVQGERPIDRGQGGLGIGLTLVRRLVDMHGGAVEAKSAGPGLGSEFIVRLPLAQPAATRPSGEAAPEPSSAPSPARWPLRILVVEDNDDFSELLEGLLDLWGHSVRRAKDGGEGLALAQGGGFDLAIVDIGLPVLDGFELARRLRAGGAQMKLVALSGYGQPADVEQAMAAGFDAHLTKPITAEALEASLRRIGGA, from the coding sequence ATGAAGGGCCGCGTGCTCGTCATCGACGACAGCCCGGACGACCGCTTCATGGCCGCGCGCGAGATCGGCCGCGAGCTGCCCGAGCTGGACGTCGAGCAGATTGGCGACGCCGCGGGCATCGATCGCGGCATCGAGGCGCCCGACCTCATCGCCGTCGTCACCGATTACCAGCTCCGCTGGACGGACGGCCTCGACGTGCTCCGGCGCTTCAAAGCCCAGAGGCCCGACATCCCCGTCATCATGTTCACGAGCAGCGGCGACGAGGAGATCGCCGTCGAGGCCATGAAGGCGGGCCTCGAGGATTACGTGCTCAAATCGGGGCGAAACTTCCGCCGCCTCGCATTGACGCTGCGCGGGACCATCGATCGCGCCGCCGAGCGTCGAGCCCGCAAGAGCGCCGAGATGCGCATTCAGCGCCTCTTTCACGGCGTGCCCGTGGGCCTCTTCGTGGCCACGACGAGCGGCGAGATCCTCGAAGCGAACGCGGCCCTCGCGTGCCTCACCGGGCGACCCGACGCGAGGTCACTCCAGGGCGTGCGCGTCGGCGACCTCTTCGGCGCCGACCATTGCGCCGAGCTCGGGGCTGCGATCGCCGCGGGGAACGACCTCGAGCGCATCGAATGCGCGCTCCAGCGCCCCGACGGGACCTCGCGATGGGTGGAGCTTTCGGCGAAGCGCGCGCAGAACGAAGGCGCGGTGCGCTACGAGGGATTCGTGCACGACCTCTCGGACCGCAAAAAGGCCGAGGAGGCTGCACGGGCGCGCGCGGCCGAGCTCGCCGCCGAGGCGCGACGCAAAGACGAGTTTCTGGCCACGCTCGCGCACGAGCTGCGAAACCCGATGAGCGCCATCGCGGCCGCGGCGGCTGTGCTCGCGCGCGGCAACGAATCGGGATCACGCGCGCGCTCCATCGCGGCCATCGAGCGCCAGATGCGCCGCCTCTCGCGCATCGTCGAGGACCTCCTCGATCTGTCGCGCGTGACCGAGGGCAAGATCGATCTACGGCTCGAGCGCGTGGACCTCGCCTCGGTCACGCGGCACGCCATCGATACGTGCGCGCCGACGATCGAGGCGCACGACCACGCGCTCTCGATCTTCATACCCGACGGGCCCGTCTGGATGCAGGTCGACGCCGTCCGGATCGAGCAGGTGATCGTGAACCTCCTCGAGAATGCCGCGAAATACACGCCCCGCGGCGGTCGCATCGGCGTCGCGCTCGAGGTTGGCGAGATGGCGACCGTGCGTGTTCGCGACAATGGTGTCGGCATGCCGGCCGAGCTTTTACCTCACGTCTTCGACCTCTTCGTGCAGGGCGAGCGACCCATCGATCGGGGTCAGGGCGGCCTCGGGATCGGGCTCACGCTGGTGCGGCGCCTCGTCGACATGCACGGCGGCGCTGTCGAGGCCAAGAGCGCGGGCCCTGGCCTCGGCAGCGAATTCATCGTGCGATTGCCCCTCGCGCAGCCCGCGGCGACGAGGCCATCAGGCGAGGCGGCTCCCGAGCCCAGCTCCGCGCCCTCGCCCGCGCGCTGGCCGCTGCGCATTCTCGTGGTCGAGGACAACGACGATTTTTCCGAGCTGCTCGAGGGCCTGCTCGATCTCTGGGGCCACTCGGTGCGGCGGGCCAAGGACGGCGGCGAGGGGCTCGCGCTCGCGCAAGGGGGAGGATTCGATCTCGCGATCGTCGACATTGGTTTGCCCGTGCTGGATGGCTTCGAGCTGGCGCGGCGCCTGCGAGCCGGGGGCGCTCAGATGAAGCTCGTTGCGCTCAGCGGCTACGGGCAGCCAGCCGACGTCGAGCAAGCCATGGCAGCCGGCTTCGACGCGCACCTGACCAAGCCCATCACGGCCGAGGCGCTGGAGGCCTCGCTCCGTCGTATCGGAGGCGCTTGA
- a CDS encoding ABC transporter ATP-binding protein, which produces MPETNPAPAGATWPAVEFRKVEKVYGEGESEVRALDGVDMRIEPGEFVSIMGSSGSGKSTSMNVIGCLDVPTGGSYLFRGIDVCKLDQDQRALLRRHFIGFVFQGFNLLARTTALENVELPLIYRRVPAAERHRRALAALEAVGLANRAYHTSAKLSGGQQQRVAIARALVTDPSLLLADEPTGNLDSARKVEIMELLRSLNKERGITVVMVTHEPDMAEYGSRTIVFRDGRIISGMN; this is translated from the coding sequence TTGCCCGAGACAAACCCTGCCCCGGCGGGGGCGACGTGGCCGGCCGTGGAGTTCCGGAAGGTCGAGAAGGTCTACGGCGAGGGCGAGAGCGAGGTGCGCGCGCTCGACGGCGTGGACATGCGGATCGAGCCCGGCGAGTTCGTGAGCATCATGGGCTCGAGCGGCTCGGGCAAATCGACGTCGATGAACGTCATCGGCTGTCTCGACGTGCCGACCGGGGGGAGCTATCTCTTTCGCGGCATCGACGTCTGCAAGCTCGACCAGGATCAGCGCGCGCTCCTGCGCCGCCATTTCATCGGCTTCGTCTTCCAGGGGTTCAACCTGCTCGCGCGGACGACGGCGCTCGAGAACGTCGAGCTGCCCCTGATTTACCGGCGCGTGCCGGCTGCCGAGCGCCACCGCCGCGCGCTCGCGGCGCTCGAGGCCGTGGGGCTCGCGAACCGCGCGTACCACACGAGCGCCAAGCTCTCCGGCGGCCAGCAGCAGCGCGTCGCGATCGCGCGGGCGCTCGTGACCGATCCGTCGCTGCTCCTCGCCGACGAGCCGACGGGAAACCTCGATTCGGCGCGCAAGGTCGAGATCATGGAGCTGCTCCGCTCGCTCAACAAGGAGCGCGGCATCACGGTCGTCATGGTGACGCACGAGCCCGACATGGCCGAGTATGGCTCGCGCACCATCGTCTTCCGTGACGGCCGCATCATCTCGGGGATGAACTGA
- a CDS encoding TolC family protein yields the protein MNSLRKSYVFLGVLACVASAKVPPAHAAAPQEAGAKADPSVRQISEADVISLSIRNNPDLASAWLTEKQAGYAVRAEEARYPFVLAANAGYTHSSQPSLARDSSGGTSVVVGTRDSFVIGSSLSKDFSTGTSVSLSVQGERSTTSRAVGPLVTAGAAGTGYSLSTRLSLVQPILRGAGTRIGLAGLRAAELDLNAQRQGRERVASEVVRDALTSYWELWYASQALGIEQSARAFAIAQRNDADARRAQGALSPADVLAFDTRVASLDEQVTSAELTELQRGLELAQVLGVDASASHWRATGNPAEQSVPSVAEVERKLREQSPELEELQARLAAAEQRAQVAGDAYRPRLDLEGYVELRGLGSGSPAPAFAQVGTLGAPGAYVGLVFEAPLNGGREQTEVETARVNVQLARNQLDAARSRIRLAAARLVAQVEAAKARRTAAEQTVAIAERQLEAERARFALGASTPIQVQQAEDSVRTARLRVARAKVDQVQAALALEHSVGDLAARHPAPAPSK from the coding sequence ATGAATAGCCTGCGAAAATCGTATGTCTTCCTCGGCGTCCTCGCCTGCGTCGCGAGCGCAAAGGTCCCCCCCGCGCACGCCGCCGCGCCGCAAGAGGCCGGCGCGAAGGCCGACCCCTCCGTGCGCCAGATATCGGAAGCGGACGTCATCTCGCTGTCGATTCGCAACAACCCCGATCTCGCCTCGGCGTGGCTCACCGAAAAGCAGGCGGGGTATGCCGTTCGGGCCGAGGAGGCGCGGTATCCGTTCGTGCTCGCGGCGAACGCCGGTTACACGCACAGCTCCCAGCCGTCTTTGGCCAGGGACAGCTCGGGTGGGACCTCGGTGGTCGTGGGGACGCGGGACAGCTTCGTCATCGGCTCGTCGCTCAGCAAGGATTTCTCGACCGGGACGAGCGTCTCTTTGAGCGTGCAAGGCGAGCGGAGCACCACGAGCCGCGCCGTCGGTCCGCTGGTCACGGCCGGCGCGGCGGGCACGGGGTATTCGCTTTCGACGAGGCTGTCGCTCGTGCAGCCCATCCTGCGGGGCGCGGGGACGCGCATCGGATTGGCGGGCCTGCGGGCGGCGGAGCTCGATCTAAACGCGCAGCGGCAGGGGCGCGAGCGGGTGGCGAGCGAGGTCGTGCGCGACGCGCTCACCTCGTACTGGGAGCTGTGGTACGCGTCCCAGGCGCTCGGCATCGAGCAGAGCGCGCGCGCCTTCGCGATTGCGCAGCGCAATGATGCCGACGCGCGCCGGGCGCAGGGGGCGCTCTCGCCCGCCGACGTGCTCGCATTCGATACGCGCGTCGCCTCGCTCGACGAGCAGGTGACCTCGGCCGAGCTGACGGAGCTGCAGCGGGGGCTCGAGCTCGCGCAGGTCCTCGGCGTCGACGCGTCCGCTTCGCACTGGCGGGCGACGGGCAATCCGGCGGAGCAATCGGTGCCGAGCGTGGCGGAGGTGGAGAGAAAGCTGCGCGAGCAATCGCCCGAGCTCGAGGAGCTGCAAGCCAGGCTGGCGGCGGCCGAGCAGCGCGCGCAGGTGGCGGGCGACGCATATCGGCCGCGGCTCGATCTGGAAGGATACGTCGAGCTGCGGGGGCTCGGGAGCGGCAGCCCCGCCCCTGCATTCGCGCAGGTGGGCACGCTCGGGGCGCCGGGCGCGTACGTGGGGCTCGTCTTCGAGGCTCCGCTCAATGGTGGACGGGAGCAGACCGAGGTGGAGACGGCGCGGGTGAACGTGCAGCTCGCGCGCAATCAGCTCGATGCGGCGCGCAGCCGCATCCGGCTCGCGGCGGCGCGCCTCGTCGCGCAGGTCGAGGCGGCGAAGGCGCGGCGAACGGCCGCCGAGCAGACGGTGGCCATTGCAGAGCGGCAGCTCGAGGCGGAGCGCGCGCGCTTCGCCCTCGGCGCGTCGACGCCCATTCAGGTGCAGCAGGCCGAGGACTCGGTCCGCACCGCGCGCCTGCGCGTGGCGCGGGCGAAGGTGGACCAGGTCCAGGCCGCCCTCGCGCTCGAGCACTCTGTGGGCGACCTCGCGGCGCGGCATCCAGCGCCGGCGCCGAGCAAGTGA
- a CDS encoding efflux RND transporter periplasmic adaptor subunit yields the protein MTSGTIEQPAQGDPEVARIVGQGKKARRRWWLPVALVLLAGVAAVAFWKFRTPAATGAQYRSQRLERGNLTVSVTATGTLKARNTVEVGSEITGRVLSVFVNFNDKVTEGQVLAEIDTEQYKARMDEVTAQLASANASLVNAKASASEAKLKLERAKSMTAQGLAAQQELETAEANYKRAEASVASAASQVTLVQASMKVAKTSLSKAVIRSPINGVVLNRAVEPGQTVTSGLQTPVLFVLAADLAELQLNVQVDEADVGSVREGQEATFTVDAYPTQSFTSKVLAVKNMPTAGTTVITYEAWLSVDNSKRLLRPGMTATATVVVDERKDVLLVPNAALRFSPFRRDQQAQQGQQGGFSALLPTNRMRPPGAGGGQRPAGGAGGGARQPGVWLPQPAGEPRRVPVETGATDGIRTEVRGGEVTEGTEVVVSMSEAPRG from the coding sequence ATGACATCCGGAACCATTGAGCAGCCTGCCCAGGGTGACCCCGAGGTCGCCCGCATCGTGGGACAGGGGAAGAAAGCCCGTCGTCGCTGGTGGTTGCCCGTCGCGCTCGTGCTCCTCGCGGGCGTCGCGGCGGTCGCCTTCTGGAAGTTCCGCACCCCGGCCGCGACGGGAGCGCAGTACCGATCGCAGCGCCTCGAGCGCGGCAACCTGACGGTGAGCGTGACCGCGACCGGCACGCTGAAGGCGCGCAACACCGTGGAGGTCGGCTCCGAGATCACCGGCCGTGTCCTGTCGGTGTTCGTCAACTTCAACGACAAGGTCACCGAGGGGCAGGTCCTCGCCGAGATCGACACCGAGCAATACAAGGCGCGGATGGACGAGGTGACCGCGCAGCTCGCCTCGGCGAACGCGTCGCTCGTCAATGCCAAGGCGAGCGCGAGCGAGGCGAAGCTCAAGCTCGAGCGCGCGAAGTCGATGACGGCCCAGGGGCTCGCCGCGCAGCAGGAGCTCGAGACCGCCGAGGCCAACTACAAGCGCGCAGAGGCGTCCGTCGCCTCGGCCGCGTCGCAGGTGACGCTGGTCCAGGCGTCGATGAAGGTGGCGAAGACGAGCCTGTCGAAGGCGGTCATCCGCTCGCCGATCAATGGCGTCGTGCTCAACCGAGCGGTGGAGCCCGGACAAACCGTGACCTCGGGCCTGCAAACCCCGGTGCTCTTCGTGCTCGCCGCCGACCTCGCCGAGCTTCAGCTCAACGTGCAGGTCGACGAGGCCGACGTGGGGTCGGTGCGCGAGGGGCAGGAGGCGACGTTCACGGTCGACGCGTACCCGACGCAGTCGTTCACCTCGAAGGTGCTCGCGGTGAAGAACATGCCGACGGCGGGGACGACCGTCATCACCTACGAGGCATGGCTCTCGGTCGATAACAGCAAGCGGCTGCTCCGGCCCGGAATGACCGCCACGGCCACCGTCGTGGTCGACGAGCGCAAGGACGTGCTCCTGGTCCCGAATGCGGCCCTGCGCTTCTCGCCGTTCCGCCGCGATCAGCAGGCGCAGCAAGGGCAGCAGGGCGGGTTTTCCGCGCTGCTCCCGACCAATCGCATGCGGCCGCCCGGCGCCGGCGGCGGCCAGCGTCCGGCGGGCGGCGCCGGAGGTGGCGCGCGGCAGCCCGGGGTCTGGCTCCCGCAGCCGGCGGGCGAGCCTCGCCGCGTCCCTGTCGAGACCGGCGCGACCGACGGCATTCGCACCGAGGTGCGCGGGGGCGAGGTGACGGAAGGGACCGAGGTCGTGGTGAGCATGAGCGAGGCGCCCCGTGGCTAA
- a CDS encoding ABC transporter permease gives MIWSTLLMALREVKRNALRSFLTMLGIMIGVGAVIAMVTIGEGATQKVRNDVSALGDNLLVISPGAARRGPERTPAVPFERQDIEAVEREIGGIKGLAPTAQTSTTIVYGNQNWPSTVVGAEEAYFDVRGYKLDTGRSFSETEITAGTPVCVLGKTVRENLFGQTPPMGQRVRIKQVSCLIIGVLAPKGQAAMGGDQDDVVLMPLKAFQRRVAGNHNIGTVYLQTEDGQATAAVQAQVEDLLRERRRVQPGAADDFTVRNMQEIAETMSSVTSSLTGLLGGIAAVSLLVGGIGIMNIMLVSVTERTREVGTRLAIGALASEVLLQFLVEAVVLAMLGGILGILFGLGMSYAATRGLTLPFLVSPGVVFGAFAFSAAVGVIFGYLPARKAARLNPIEALRHE, from the coding sequence ATGATCTGGTCCACGCTGTTGATGGCCCTGCGGGAGGTGAAGCGCAACGCGCTCCGCTCCTTCCTGACGATGCTCGGTATCATGATCGGCGTCGGGGCGGTCATCGCGATGGTGACGATCGGCGAGGGGGCGACGCAGAAGGTGCGCAATGACGTGAGCGCGCTCGGCGACAACCTCCTCGTGATATCGCCCGGCGCGGCGCGGCGCGGCCCGGAGCGCACGCCGGCCGTGCCTTTCGAGCGGCAGGACATCGAGGCCGTCGAGCGCGAGATCGGGGGCATCAAGGGTCTGGCCCCGACGGCGCAGACGAGCACCACCATCGTATACGGCAACCAGAACTGGCCGAGCACGGTCGTGGGCGCCGAGGAAGCTTATTTCGACGTTCGCGGTTACAAGCTCGACACGGGGCGGAGCTTCTCCGAGACCGAGATCACGGCGGGCACCCCCGTGTGCGTCCTCGGCAAGACGGTGCGGGAAAACCTGTTCGGACAAACCCCGCCCATGGGGCAGCGTGTGCGCATCAAGCAGGTCTCCTGCCTCATCATCGGCGTGCTCGCGCCGAAGGGGCAGGCCGCGATGGGCGGCGACCAGGACGACGTCGTCTTGATGCCGCTGAAGGCCTTCCAGCGTCGCGTCGCGGGAAACCACAACATCGGCACGGTGTATTTGCAGACGGAGGACGGGCAAGCGACGGCCGCCGTGCAGGCGCAGGTGGAAGACCTCCTGCGCGAGCGCAGGCGCGTGCAGCCCGGCGCCGCGGACGATTTCACCGTGAGGAACATGCAGGAGATCGCCGAGACCATGAGCAGCGTCACCTCGTCGCTCACGGGGCTGCTCGGGGGCATTGCGGCGGTGAGCCTGCTCGTCGGCGGGATCGGGATCATGAACATCATGCTGGTGAGCGTCACCGAGCGGACGCGCGAGGTGGGGACGCGGCTCGCGATCGGTGCCCTCGCCAGCGAGGTTCTCTTGCAGTTTCTGGTGGAGGCCGTCGTCCTGGCGATGCTCGGCGGCATTCTCGGAATTCTCTTCGGCCTCGGGATGTCGTACGCCGCGACGCGGGGCCTCACGCTTCCGTTCCTCGTCTCGCCGGGGGTCGTCTTCGGGGCGTTCGCCTTCTCGGCGGCGGTCGGGGTGATCTTCGGATATCTGCCGGCGCGCAAAGCGGCGCGCTTGAACCCCATCGAGGCATTGCGTCATGAATAG
- a CDS encoding NAD(P)H-dependent flavin oxidoreductase: MASLRTPLTQALGIEVPLICGAMYPCSNPELVAAVSAAGGIGIVQPISMTYVHGHDLREGLRLIRRLTDKPIGFNAIVEKSSKVYEDRMRRWVDIAVEEGVRFFITALGNPRWVVERVRPAGGTVYHDVTERKWAERALEGGVDGLICVNAEAGGHAGARSPERLFEELSPLGVPLVCAGGVGDEAAFVRALEIGYAGVQMGTRFIATTECRAHDDYKRAIVRAEPQDIVLTEKISGVPVSVIRTPYVEQVGTKAGPVARALLQHPRAKHWMRMFYSLQSIWQLKRASLQGVGYKEYFQAGKSVAGIRGVEPAADVVRRCAEAVRAETSTAVAG, encoded by the coding sequence ATGGCAAGCCTTCGCACCCCGCTCACCCAGGCGCTCGGCATCGAGGTCCCGCTCATCTGCGGGGCGATGTACCCCTGCTCGAACCCCGAGCTCGTCGCGGCCGTCTCCGCCGCCGGCGGCATCGGAATCGTGCAGCCCATCTCGATGACCTACGTGCACGGCCACGACCTGCGCGAGGGCCTGCGCCTCATCCGGCGCCTGACGGACAAACCGATCGGCTTCAATGCGATCGTCGAGAAGTCCTCCAAGGTGTACGAGGATCGGATGCGGCGCTGGGTCGACATCGCGGTCGAGGAGGGCGTGCGCTTCTTCATCACCGCGCTCGGCAATCCGCGGTGGGTCGTCGAGCGGGTGCGCCCGGCGGGCGGGACGGTGTATCACGACGTCACCGAGCGCAAATGGGCCGAGCGGGCGCTCGAAGGGGGCGTCGACGGGCTCATCTGCGTGAACGCAGAGGCCGGGGGGCACGCGGGCGCGCGCTCGCCCGAGCGGCTCTTCGAGGAGCTTTCGCCGCTCGGCGTGCCGCTCGTGTGCGCGGGCGGCGTGGGCGACGAGGCCGCGTTCGTGCGCGCGCTCGAGATCGGCTACGCGGGCGTGCAAATGGGCACGCGCTTCATCGCCACCACCGAATGCCGCGCGCACGACGATTACAAGCGCGCCATCGTGCGCGCCGAGCCGCAGGACATCGTGCTCACGGAGAAGATCTCGGGCGTGCCCGTCTCGGTCATCCGCACGCCCTACGTCGAGCAGGTGGGCACCAAGGCGGGGCCCGTGGCGCGCGCTCTCTTGCAGCACCCGCGCGCCAAGCACTGGATGCGCATGTTCTATTCGCTCCAGTCGATCTGGCAGCTCAAGCGCGCGTCCTTGCAGGGCGTCGGTTACAAGGAGTATTTCCAGGCCGGCAAGAGCGTCGCGGGGATTCGCGGCGTCGAGCCCGCGGCCGACGTCGTGCGCCGCTGCGCCGAGGCGGTGCGCGCGGAGACGTCGACCGCGGTCGCCGGCTGA
- a CDS encoding RNA polymerase sigma factor: MQGEESAFDEIVEATSARLVRLAARLMGSVEEGEDIVQEAYLRAYRSLVDGSFDGRARLQTWLGRIVTNAAIDALRSRRRREERDVALGAGSSWEGFASADGASLAEARVALAELDGWLGELPAEQRIALTLKAVEGMSSGEIAESMGMSEGAVEQLLVRARTALRKRRDSHGA; the protein is encoded by the coding sequence TTGCAAGGGGAAGAGTCCGCCTTCGACGAGATCGTGGAAGCCACCAGCGCGCGCCTCGTGCGGCTCGCGGCGAGATTGATGGGCAGCGTCGAGGAGGGTGAGGACATCGTGCAGGAAGCCTATCTCAGGGCGTACCGCTCGCTCGTCGACGGCAGCTTCGACGGCAGGGCGCGCCTTCAGACGTGGCTCGGGCGGATCGTCACGAACGCGGCGATCGACGCGCTTCGATCGCGGCGCCGCAGGGAGGAGCGCGACGTGGCGCTCGGGGCGGGGTCGAGCTGGGAGGGGTTTGCCAGCGCGGATGGAGCATCGCTGGCGGAGGCGCGGGTCGCGCTCGCCGAGCTCGACGGTTGGCTCGGCGAGCTGCCCGCGGAGCAGCGAATTGCCCTCACCCTCAAGGCGGTGGAAGGGATGAGCAGCGGCGAGATCGCCGAGAGCATGGGGATGAGCGAGGGAGCGGTGGAGCAGCTCCTCGTTCGTGCGCGCACCGCGCTCCGCAAGAGGAGAGACAGCCATGGTGCATGA
- a CDS encoding sensor histidine kinase has translation MDAEQRRFRRMLLEVVAAPLVLLALLGSVVIWQIVELNRLVTETDQLTATLRTARDTHLMITELDLDVRRYQLTGDPARLAHYQQYAPRLAEHLDMLETFAIRDPVRPDPVRLLREQREDLARHNRELIELRELGREAPRATILAGDALLGGIGQTFATIIDEREGRRNERARQAIESTKRVTWMAAVLSVLFGGALSLFVRRQVLATVAEYGRALAEAKRRAEEQKKHQDELVAMADSLERRVVERTRLLEEANRELEAFSYSISHDLRAPLRSMQGLAGLLVEECGPSLGTECADFATRILKSATYMQTLMDDLLRYSRLGRAEIAMSPVPLERAVDEALGQLEADITEKNADIAIARPLPDVTGNRAILVQVVANLVANAIKFVDGKRPEIRLHAEGRDGRVRLWIEDNGIGIAPEHRDRVFRVFERLHGIEAYPGTGVGLAIVKRGLERMNGNVGIESEVGKGSRFWIELPEA, from the coding sequence ATGGACGCGGAGCAGCGGCGATTTCGGCGGATGCTCCTGGAGGTCGTCGCGGCCCCCCTCGTGCTGCTCGCGCTCCTCGGGAGCGTGGTGATCTGGCAAATCGTGGAGCTGAACCGCCTGGTCACCGAAACGGACCAGCTCACCGCGACGCTCCGCACCGCGCGCGACACGCACCTGATGATCACCGAGCTCGACCTCGACGTGCGGCGATATCAGCTCACGGGCGACCCGGCGCGCCTCGCGCATTACCAGCAATACGCCCCGCGCCTCGCCGAGCATCTCGACATGCTCGAGACCTTCGCCATTCGCGACCCGGTGCGACCCGACCCTGTGCGCCTGCTCCGCGAGCAGCGTGAGGACCTCGCGCGGCACAACCGCGAGCTCATCGAGCTGCGCGAGCTCGGCCGCGAGGCCCCGCGCGCCACGATCCTCGCCGGCGACGCCCTGCTCGGCGGGATCGGCCAGACGTTCGCGACCATCATCGACGAGCGCGAGGGGCGCCGAAACGAGCGGGCTCGCCAGGCCATCGAATCGACCAAGCGCGTCACCTGGATGGCCGCCGTGCTCAGCGTCCTCTTCGGCGGCGCGCTCTCGCTCTTCGTGCGCCGCCAGGTCCTCGCGACCGTCGCCGAATACGGCAGGGCGCTCGCCGAGGCGAAGCGCCGCGCGGAGGAGCAGAAGAAACATCAGGACGAGCTCGTCGCCATGGCCGATTCGCTCGAGCGCCGCGTCGTCGAGCGGACGCGATTGCTCGAGGAGGCAAACCGCGAGCTGGAGGCGTTTTCCTACAGCATCTCGCACGACCTGCGGGCGCCCTTGCGCTCGATGCAGGGGCTCGCGGGGCTGCTCGTCGAGGAGTGCGGGCCCTCGCTCGGGACCGAATGCGCCGACTTCGCGACGCGCATCCTGAAATCTGCGACCTACATGCAGACGCTCATGGACGATCTTTTGCGCTACAGCCGCCTCGGCCGCGCGGAGATCGCCATGAGCCCCGTGCCCCTCGAGCGGGCGGTGGACGAGGCGCTCGGGCAGCTCGAGGCCGATATCACCGAGAAAAACGCCGACATTGCGATTGCCCGCCCCCTGCCCGACGTCACCGGCAACAGGGCCATCCTCGTGCAGGTCGTGGCGAACCTGGTCGCCAATGCGATCAAGTTCGTCGACGGCAAGCGCCCCGAGATCCGGCTCCACGCCGAGGGGCGCGACGGGCGCGTGCGGCTATGGATCGAGGACAATGGCATCGGCATCGCGCCCGAGCACCGGGACAGGGTTTTCCGCGTCTTCGAGCGGCTGCACGGCATCGAGGCGTACCCGGGCACGGGCGTGGGGCTCGCGATCGTCAAGCGAGGCCTGGAGCGCATGAACGGGAACGTCGGGATCGAATCGGAGGTCGGCAAAGGCAGCCGGTTCTGGATCGAGCTGCCCGAGGCGTGA